Proteins co-encoded in one Bremerella sp. TYQ1 genomic window:
- a CDS encoding neutral/alkaline non-lysosomal ceramidase N-terminal domain-containing protein gives MSHLRLWILPFCLCWFVSSALAAENVFQAGAATSNITPPLGQMIVGGWKPIPARHIHDELHARCLVLDDGDTRLAIVLCDNVGIPVEVFDQAKRKIETATGIPASHQLLAATHTHSATTARGASKVIQETQLTDYQAFLVQRIADGVQRAINQLQPAKIGWGTTEEPSEVFNRRWFMNDAAHLTNPFGGVDRVRMNPPRGSATLDRPAGPVDPEVCFLSVQTTDGQPIALLANYSLHYVGGVRSGDVSADYFGYFAKFIAEKLNATDQQPAFVGILSNGTSGDVNNIDFTAKNPRRYAPYEKMQEVAEKVASKVAAAHQKITFHDDITLGAKLTILPLQARKPTPEMQKHFQEIEAKSADDSSGHRREKIYADRIGRLKDAPDVVEVPLQVLKIGDLGITAIPFETFAETGLEIKDRSPFQEAFTIELANGSFGYLPTPPQHRLGGYETWLGTNYVEEKASEKIVDSLMKMSNSLSEQSKQKP, from the coding sequence ATGTCGCATCTTCGTTTGTGGATCTTGCCGTTCTGTTTGTGTTGGTTCGTTAGCTCAGCGTTGGCCGCGGAAAACGTCTTTCAAGCCGGCGCTGCGACCAGCAACATTACGCCGCCGCTGGGGCAAATGATTGTCGGTGGATGGAAGCCAATCCCCGCACGCCACATCCACGACGAACTTCACGCTCGCTGTTTGGTTCTGGACGATGGCGATACCCGGTTGGCGATCGTGTTGTGCGACAACGTCGGCATCCCTGTCGAGGTGTTCGATCAAGCCAAACGCAAGATCGAAACGGCGACCGGCATTCCCGCATCGCATCAGCTGCTTGCCGCCACGCATACCCATTCCGCGACAACCGCCCGCGGTGCATCGAAGGTGATACAAGAGACCCAGCTAACCGACTATCAGGCGTTTCTCGTGCAGCGGATTGCCGATGGTGTTCAGCGTGCCATCAATCAGCTTCAGCCAGCGAAGATCGGTTGGGGGACGACCGAGGAGCCGAGCGAGGTTTTCAATCGTCGCTGGTTTATGAACGACGCGGCGCACCTGACCAATCCGTTTGGTGGCGTCGATCGCGTGCGGATGAATCCTCCACGCGGAAGTGCCACGCTCGATCGTCCAGCCGGTCCGGTCGATCCGGAGGTTTGCTTTCTTTCAGTACAAACAACCGACGGCCAGCCGATTGCGCTGCTCGCGAATTACTCGTTGCACTATGTCGGCGGGGTTCGCAGTGGTGATGTTTCGGCAGACTACTTTGGATACTTTGCAAAGTTCATCGCCGAGAAGTTGAACGCTACCGATCAGCAACCTGCGTTCGTCGGCATTCTTTCCAATGGAACCAGCGGCGACGTGAATAACATCGACTTCACCGCGAAGAACCCTCGCCGCTACGCACCCTACGAAAAGATGCAGGAAGTGGCCGAAAAAGTTGCCAGCAAAGTGGCGGCCGCGCACCAGAAGATCACCTTCCACGACGATATCACTCTCGGTGCGAAACTGACGATACTGCCGCTGCAAGCACGTAAGCCAACGCCAGAGATGCAGAAGCATTTTCAAGAAATCGAAGCGAAGTCGGCCGACGATTCTTCGGGACATCGGCGCGAAAAGATCTACGCCGACCGCATTGGCCGCCTGAAAGATGCCCCCGATGTCGTCGAAGTTCCGCTTCAAGTACTCAAGATCGGCGATCTTGGAATCACGGCCATTCCTTTTGAAACGTTTGCCGAGACCGGACTCGAAATCAAAGACCGCAGTCCTTTTCAGGAGGCGTTCACGATTGAACTGGCCAATGGCTCGTTTGGATACTTGCCGACGCCGCCGCAGCATCGGCTCGGTGGTTACGAAACCTGGCTCGGGACCAACTATGTCGAAGAAAAGGCTAGCGAAAAGATTGTCGATTCCCTCATGAAGATGTCTAATTCACTTTCGGAACAGTCGAAGCAAAAACCATGA